The following proteins come from a genomic window of Candidatus Bathyarchaeota archaeon:
- the ilvD gene encoding dihydroxy-acid dehydratase yields the protein MRSDAIKKGFQKAPQRALLKALGLTSKEINKPFIGVANSFTSLVPGHIHLNIIAERVKNGIFTAGGVPFEFNTIAVCDGLAMGHEGMHYSLPSRDLIADSIEIMAQAHQLDGLVLISNCDKITPGMLMAAARVNIPSIVVTGGPMLSGVYKGEKIGVISVFEALGKIKSEEITLNELNEIEDAACPTCGSCNGMFTANTMACLTEALGMSLPYCSTAPAISSAKLRIAEKSGERIVQMVYENLKPSDIMTKEAFENAIIIDSALGGSTNTVLHLPAIAKELGLTIELSLFDEINRKTPQLCSMMPSGPHDLEDLDKAGGIPALMLELKEKLNLQAKTVTGKPLIENIKFAKNLNKKVIHSIVDPVNREGGIAVLWGNLAPKGCVIKTAGLSKRTLVFKGKAKVFDSEEECVKAIFNGEIEKNDAIIIRYEGPKGGPGMREMLAPTSAISGMGLGEFVALITDGRFSGGTRGLCIGHVSPEAADKGPIAAIENEDIIKIDVQKRTIEVELTNEEITSRLERVKPPKKIIPKGCLTKYVKLVSSADIGAVLD from the coding sequence ATGAGAAGCGATGCAATTAAAAAAGGGTTTCAAAAAGCTCCTCAAAGAGCTTTACTTAAAGCTTTAGGATTAACAAGTAAAGAAATAAACAAACCTTTTATAGGCGTAGCGAACAGCTTCACATCTTTAGTTCCAGGTCATATACATTTAAATATAATAGCTGAACGAGTGAAAAACGGTATATTTACAGCGGGGGGAGTTCCATTTGAATTTAATACAATAGCGGTTTGCGATGGATTAGCTATGGGTCATGAAGGCATGCACTACTCACTTCCTTCAAGAGATTTAATTGCTGATTCAATAGAAATTATGGCTCAAGCTCATCAATTAGATGGGTTAGTTTTAATTTCAAATTGTGATAAAATTACTCCTGGAATGCTTATGGCAGCAGCTAGGGTTAATATTCCATCAATTGTAGTAACCGGTGGACCAATGCTTTCAGGAGTTTATAAAGGGGAGAAAATTGGAGTAATATCTGTTTTTGAAGCTTTAGGAAAAATTAAATCAGAAGAAATAACTTTAAATGAGCTTAATGAAATTGAAGATGCTGCATGTCCAACTTGCGGTTCTTGCAACGGTATGTTTACTGCAAACACTATGGCTTGTTTAACAGAAGCCTTAGGAATGAGTTTACCTTATTGTAGTACTGCTCCAGCTATTAGCTCCGCTAAATTAAGAATTGCAGAGAAATCAGGTGAAAGAATTGTTCAAATGGTTTATGAAAATTTAAAGCCTTCAGATATAATGACTAAAGAAGCTTTTGAAAATGCTATAATTATTGATTCTGCTTTAGGCGGTTCAACAAACACTGTTCTTCATTTACCAGCTATAGCTAAAGAATTAGGTTTAACAATAGAATTATCGTTATTTGATGAAATAAATAGGAAGACTCCACAATTATGCAGCATGATGCCTAGTGGACCGCATGATTTAGAAGATTTAGATAAAGCTGGAGGTATACCTGCTTTAATGCTCGAATTAAAAGAAAAACTTAATTTGCAAGCGAAAACTGTAACTGGAAAACCTTTAATTGAAAACATAAAATTTGCAAAAAACCTAAATAAAAAAGTTATTCATTCCATAGTTGATCCAGTAAATAGGGAAGGGGGAATCGCTGTTTTATGGGGAAACCTAGCTCCAAAAGGCTGCGTTATTAAAACAGCTGGGCTTTCAAAAAGAACTTTAGTATTTAAAGGTAAAGCTAAAGTCTTTGATTCCGAGGAAGAATGTGTAAAAGCTATTTTTAATGGTGAAATAGAAAAAAATGATGCGATAATAATTAGATATGAAGGGCCAAAAGGGGGTCCTGGAATGAGAGAAATGCTTGCTCCTACATCAGCAATTTCAGGGATGGGCTTAGGGGAATTTGTCGCACTTATTACTGATGGAAGATTTTCAGGTGGAACAAGAGGATTATGCATAGGACATGTTTCTCCAGAAGCAGCAGATAAAGGTCCTATAGCAGCTATTGAAAATGAAGATATAATAAAAATTGATGTTCAAAAAAGAACTATTGAAGTCGAATTAACAAATGAAGAAATAACCTCCCGTTTAGAAAGAGTTAAACCTCCTAAAAAAATTATTCCAAAAGGTTGCTTAACAAAATATGTTAAGCTTGTTTCCTCAGCGGATATTGGAGCAGTGCTCGATTAA
- the ilvB gene encoding biosynthetic-type acetolactate synthase large subunit → MGKISGAKALLEALKKEGVSIIFGIPGGAILPIYDELYDFDIRHVLCQHEQSAAHMADGFARACGKPGVCFATSGPGATNLVTGIANAYMDSSPLIAVTGQVPKSMIGKDAFQEVDIIGITTPITKYNFQPRSASEIPEIVKKAFFIASTGRKGPVLIDIPKDVQTEEFEAEFPEKVTIRGYNPYKKPCEKQINIAVKWLASAERPMILAGGGAIYSEASSYILKISEFLLAPVATSLMGKGVFPEDHPLSLGLLGMHGTLAANKLVSEADVLLSVGTRFSDRTTGKVDEFCKEAKVIHIDIDEAEISKNKKVDLAIIADASEALKAIYEKLINYLSKKEETPWFKRVKEFKEIWEGWIFEEESNKELKPIPILKILRKILPIDSILVTEVGQNQMWSALYFKVFKPKTFITSGGLGTMGFGLPASIGAKAAKPDVPVVDVAGDGSFMMTENALSVSVAENLPIIAVIINNKVLGMVAQWQRLFYGKRYSAVKLDRVDFVKLAEAYGAHGVRVQDLNEFSNALKECLKLDVASVIDVPISPEENVLPMVPPGSSLEKIMGVEKWDWVMKKG, encoded by the coding sequence TTGGGTAAAATTTCAGGCGCTAAAGCTTTGCTTGAAGCTTTAAAAAAGGAAGGGGTCTCAATAATATTTGGTATTCCAGGAGGCGCTATTCTTCCAATATACGATGAACTTTATGATTTTGATATCAGGCATGTTTTATGCCAACATGAACAATCAGCAGCTCATATGGCGGATGGCTTCGCTAGAGCATGCGGTAAACCAGGTGTATGCTTCGCTACTTCAGGTCCTGGAGCTACAAATTTAGTTACTGGCATAGCTAATGCTTATATGGATTCTTCTCCATTAATAGCTGTTACAGGGCAGGTTCCTAAATCAATGATTGGAAAGGATGCTTTTCAAGAAGTTGATATTATAGGAATAACCACTCCAATAACTAAATATAACTTTCAGCCTAGAAGCGCTTCTGAAATCCCTGAAATTGTTAAAAAAGCTTTCTTTATAGCTTCAACAGGTCGAAAAGGACCTGTACTTATTGATATACCTAAAGATGTTCAAACAGAAGAATTTGAAGCTGAATTTCCAGAAAAAGTTACCATAAGGGGATACAATCCATATAAAAAACCATGTGAAAAACAAATTAATATAGCTGTTAAATGGCTTGCTTCAGCGGAAAGACCTATGATTCTTGCTGGTGGTGGAGCAATATATTCAGAAGCTTCAAGTTACATCCTAAAGATTAGTGAATTCCTTTTAGCACCTGTTGCAACATCACTAATGGGTAAAGGGGTTTTTCCTGAGGATCATCCATTATCGCTTGGTTTACTAGGTATGCATGGAACATTAGCAGCTAATAAATTAGTTTCTGAAGCTGATGTGCTCCTTTCTGTTGGAACACGATTTTCAGATAGAACAACAGGGAAAGTTGATGAATTTTGTAAAGAAGCTAAAGTTATACATATAGATATTGATGAAGCTGAAATATCAAAAAATAAAAAAGTTGATTTAGCTATTATAGCAGATGCAAGCGAAGCTTTAAAAGCTATTTATGAAAAATTAATTAATTATTTAAGCAAAAAAGAGGAAACACCATGGTTTAAAAGAGTTAAAGAATTCAAAGAGATTTGGGAAGGATGGATATTTGAGGAAGAATCTAATAAAGAGTTAAAACCTATTCCTATTCTTAAAATTTTAAGAAAGATTTTGCCAATTGATTCAATACTTGTTACTGAAGTGGGTCAAAATCAAATGTGGAGCGCATTATACTTTAAAGTTTTTAAACCAAAAACTTTCATAACTTCTGGTGGTCTTGGAACTATGGGGTTTGGTTTACCAGCTTCTATAGGTGCTAAAGCAGCTAAACCTGATGTTCCAGTTGTTGATGTAGCTGGTGATGGAAGCTTTATGATGACTGAAAATGCACTTTCAGTTTCTGTTGCAGAAAACCTCCCGATAATAGCTGTAATAATAAATAATAAAGTGCTTGGAATGGTTGCTCAATGGCAAAGATTATTCTATGGGAAACGTTATTCAGCGGTTAAACTTGATAGAGTAGATTTTGTTAAATTAGCTGAAGCTTATGGAGCGCATGGAGTTAGAGTTCAAGATTTAAATGAATTCTCTAACGCTTTAAAAGAATGCTTAAAACTTGATGTAGCCTCAGTAATTGATGTCCCGATATCCCCAGAAGAAAATGTTCTTCCAATGGTTCCTCCAGGAAGCAGCTTAGAAAAAATAATGGGGGTTGAAAAATGGGATTGGGTGATGAAAAAGGGTTAA
- the ilvN gene encoding acetolactate synthase small subunit has protein sequence MGLGDEKGLILISAVVEHKPGVLHRISNMFRRRDFNIESISVGVTEFKDLARMTITVKGDEKIADQVVKQMSKLIDVIHVEALNWGNSVQRELALIKLKAETHEKRSEIMDYTSVFRGRIIDVARESLIVEITGDSEKINAFINLTKQFGIIEVARTGITALARGPSSIGEEVKKNLNER, from the coding sequence ATGGGATTGGGTGATGAAAAAGGGTTAATTTTAATATCAGCCGTAGTTGAGCATAAACCTGGAGTTTTACATAGAATTTCAAACATGTTTAGAAGAAGAGATTTTAATATTGAAAGCATAAGCGTAGGCGTAACTGAATTTAAAGATTTAGCTAGAATGACAATAACTGTTAAAGGAGATGAAAAAATAGCGGATCAGGTTGTTAAACAAATGAGTAAATTAATTGATGTTATTCATGTTGAGGCTTTAAATTGGGGTAACTCCGTCCAAAGAGAGTTAGCACTTATAAAGTTAAAAGCAGAAACTCATGAAAAACGATCTGAAATAATGGATTATACTTCAGTATTTAGAGGAAGAATAATTGATGTAGCAAGAGAATCTTTAATAGTTGAAATAACTGGAGATTCTGAAAAAATTAATGCATTCATAAATTTAACAAAGCAATTTGGGATTATTGAAGTAGCTAGAACTGGAATAACAGCTTTAGCTAGAGGCCCATCTTCAATAGGTGAAGAGGTAAAGAAAAACTTAAACGAAAGATAA
- the ilvC gene encoding ketol-acid reductoisomerase, whose amino-acid sequence MVTIYFDEDADLKYLEGKTVAIIGYGIQGRAQALNLRDSKVNVIVGLRPEGESWKLAEKDGFKPLPIQEAAEKGDIIHMLIPDVAQPLVYERYIAEYLREGKVLSFSHGFNIHYKQIVPPLNVDVIMVAPKSPGARLREMYLQGFGVPALLAVAQDVSGKAKYIALAIAKALGCTKAGVIETTFKDETESDLIGEQTVLVGGLMELIKKGFEVLVEAGYPPELSYFEACNEAKLIMDLIYEKGLTGMLKGVSETARYGGLTVGPIVIDDHVKENMRRVVKEVQSGKFAEEWIKTSKEKPQTLEEKISLIENHEIEKVGKKIRRMSGIEK is encoded by the coding sequence TTGGTAACAATCTATTTTGATGAAGATGCAGATTTAAAATATCTGGAAGGAAAAACTGTTGCTATAATAGGGTATGGAATTCAAGGAAGAGCTCAAGCATTAAATTTAAGAGACTCCAAAGTGAATGTTATAGTTGGACTTAGACCAGAAGGAGAAAGTTGGAAACTCGCTGAAAAAGATGGTTTTAAACCATTACCCATTCAAGAAGCAGCTGAGAAAGGAGATATAATTCACATGTTAATTCCAGATGTAGCTCAACCATTAGTTTATGAAAGGTATATAGCTGAATATTTAAGGGAAGGGAAAGTTTTAAGTTTTTCACATGGATTTAACATTCATTATAAACAAATAGTTCCTCCATTAAATGTTGACGTAATAATGGTAGCTCCAAAAAGTCCTGGAGCTAGACTTAGAGAGATGTACCTTCAAGGTTTTGGTGTTCCAGCTTTACTTGCTGTAGCTCAAGACGTTAGCGGAAAAGCTAAATATATTGCTTTAGCTATAGCTAAGGCTTTAGGATGTACAAAAGCAGGAGTAATTGAAACAACATTTAAAGATGAAACTGAAAGCGATTTAATAGGGGAACAAACTGTTTTAGTAGGTGGATTAATGGAGTTAATTAAAAAAGGATTTGAAGTTTTAGTTGAAGCAGGATATCCACCTGAACTTTCATACTTTGAAGCATGCAATGAAGCTAAACTAATTATGGATCTTATATATGAAAAAGGTTTAACTGGAATGCTTAAAGGTGTATCTGAAACAGCGAGATATGGTGGATTAACAGTTGGACCAATAGTTATAGATGATCATGTAAAAGAAAATATGAGAAGGGTTGTTAAGGAAGTTCAAAGCGGAAAATTCGCTGAGGAATGGATAAAAACATCAAAAGAGAAACCTCAAACTCTTGAGGAAAAAATTTCATTAATTGAAAATCATGAAATAGAGAAAGTTGGAAAAAAAATAAGAAGAATGTCCGGAATAGAAAAATAA